In Fragaria vesca subsp. vesca linkage group LG5, FraVesHawaii_1.0, whole genome shotgun sequence, the genomic stretch ATGATTTAATTTATGATGTCGAGTCCAGAAAACGAAAGTACCTCACAGTGTAGTCGTTGTGGATGCCAACTAGTAAAAAGTCTCCAAGCTGCCTAGCATTCTTCAGAATCTAGTAAGCACCCACAGAAACAAAAGGGCCATCAGATATGAGCCTGATATAAAAAATGTAATGAAAAAGCAAAGTGGACATGTCCGACAGAAAGGGAAGATGCTGCAAGAAAAAAAAAACTCCAGCGGTCATGCAAGCCACCTGGCAACATGCACATGCTTCCATTCAGCATGGCTGTGTCTTGAGTTAAAATAAGGTCTTCCATTCAGCATGGCTGTGTCTTGAGTTAAAATAAGGTACCCCTAGAGGGAATACACCCTTTTCTCAGCAAATTATCAGAAAACCTTTTTCAGTCATTGACGGTCACAGACTCACATTTAATATATTTATGCAGCAGTCAGAATATTTCTCTTAAGACAATAAGATTATGTCATGAAAGATGGTGGGTACTAGAGAGATACTGTATTGAGGATAATGCTGTTTCATGAAAGACCATCATGAAGGTTAACTAGAAAGTAAATGGAGTTGACGGGTAGAAAATTAGCACCTCTATATATAGAGACTTGGAAACTAGGTGCAAGACTGGAATATGGACTACAACAACCCAATTTTAAAGTATATTGTCTAGAAGACAAAATTTAGGCAAAGAATCAGTTAAAGAAATAGGTTTGCACAAGTACTCAGAGTTATGGTTATACCTCAACATGTCCAGCGTGAAAGAGATCAAATGCCCCATCAATGTACACAATACGAGCATTTGGTCCAGGAGCCTGAAAAATAAAATTGTCAGGAAGGACTGTGATATCTGTGAAATGCAAATTACTTGTGTCCCTGATTTTGCCTTGCCATGGTTCCATTATAGTAGCACAAATATACCACAGCATCTATTAGGAAGTGATATATTGATATAAAGATATTTAACCACTTATCTCAGTGATGAAGTTAGGAGTCCAAGTTGGTTTAAATTAGCAAGACATGTCTGTAAGAAAAACTAATAATAATTCAGCCCCGAAGTCTCCCTACCAATATTGAGAAAAAAAAATAATACATGCCTTTCCATTGGAGAATTGCACAATTCTTCGGGATGTTGGCAGAAATTGAGATAATTGGGCACTCTTGGATTGACTTTCTTCACAAGTATCTCCATGTGAAGATGTATCATTTGTCTCCTTTAAAGAAGAAAGTATCCTCCCTACATTAATATGAGATTCTTATTAGAGGAATTAAAAACAAAAGTTATCTTAGTAATCACATTTGGTAATGATGCTTTCGTAGAACCTCATCAGTTTAGCAAGTTTCACAAAATACAAGATAAGCAAATGACAGAATGAATATTGAGTGCGGGAAATTCTACATACAATTTGAATCTTACTTTTAGCTGACTTAAAATTTGCATAATTTTAAACTAAATTTATCAATTGCATAGTAATTACTTGGTAATTTTAACGAAGCAAGAACTGCTGAGGTAGATCAAGAGAATTATAGTACCTACAATATCGGTGCTGGAGACACCTTCAGTGCGCTTGATTTGTTTGTAGCGACCAGCTTTCTTTGCCAAGGCATAAGCATCCGTTCCGTCTGGAAGCAGGCAAGGATCATCACCATGTATGATGTAGTCAATTTTATGCTCATTGAAGAGCTTGTTCATGAATTGCTCAGTGATTTCATAAGGAGCATTGGCTATGACTTGATCCACCCACTTCAACCCGCTTACAAGAGCCAATCTGGAAAGAACGTCTCATTAGATAATAGTAGAATGAATAGATATATAAAGCTACTTGCACATACCGCAAAATAATTATATCACCTATTGAAAGACCAGCTAAAGTATAAAGCGACAAAGAACAGCTACAAGAGTTTCTGACTTGAACAACAAAATGTAGGGGGTGAAAAAGTATCACAATCCACTCCCAAATACGACTGAGTTTCAGTATTGGGGAACATAGCTCCACACTATGTGCTTAAGAATTGTTTTTGGCATGTTTTAGTATTTGAACAAAAACATTCTTCAGAAAAAAATGTCTGAACAGTAAAAAGTGTTTGTGTGGTCTGCCTGAACATAAGTGACACTAACCTCTCTTCCATGGATAAAACAGGGGGTCCTTTATTGGCAACGATCTCTTCGTCACTAACAACCCCAACCACTAATTCATCCCCCAGAGCCTTGGCTTGCCTCAGAGCATTGGCATGGCCGTAATGCATGAGATCAAAACACCCATCCATGTACACCCGAATGCGCTTCTTCTCAGATTTCTTCTTATGGAAAATCCCCGAATCCGGCCATAAGTAAGGCAACTGAGGGACCGAAATTCCACCAAAATAGCTCGTGGACAAGCCTAGCAAGGCAGCCGTGAGCATTAAACCTCCAAATACATGTGGGTGGTTATACACACCATCCCAAATCCAGTTGTTAGTCTCGTACTCCATATTGCCACCCTTTTTCTCTCTACTTTATCAAATTAACTTACTCAGAGGAGACACAAAACCTGAAAATATAAAGGCTGAAACCAAATCATCAATCAGATTAAGATGTAAACATTATATTCACACAACAACAGAATCAAAACACAAAACATGCACAACAAACATGAATTCAGATATCAAACTAGACCCAACTCATTCGAAATCAACACCATTCCAAATCCAATCTACAATTCCAAAGTTGGTACCCAACACATTCAAAAAAATGCAAAAAAAATTCGATCTTGAATCTAGAAACCACAAACCCACCTGCAATTCACAACCAAAACATAATTCCAAACAAAAAGGAACAACTTTTGCACAAGATGTGGGAAGAAAGAAAACCTGGGCAAAGTGTTGGAAATCAAAACCAAAAAAATTGAGGATGGAAACAAAGGAATGTGGTGATTCAGATCTAAAAAAGATTTGATTTTGGAGATGAGGAGATCAAAAAGGTGGTACCTTTGTGAAAATGAAGGTTTGTGCCTCCTCCTCCTCCTGTTTTGTTGTGTGGTGGCTTGCAACGAAACAACCCAAGGTTCTTGCAAAAGGCTTGCTTCTTCTTCTTCTTGGAATAGTAATACATCTCATTTTTGTTTATTTAATCAATTTTTCATGCTACTTGGTGGGCCCCCTTTTTGCCTACGCAATTTCTGCCCCATGCTATTTCGTCCCCTTCCTTCCATGTGTACCCGAGCTGGTCAAGTGTTGGCTTTACCATTTCTTGGAGATACTCTATTTTTATTTCTTTTCCTTTTTTATTTTGTTTCAGGTTTTATATCACTGTTAATAGATTTAATGTCTTCCAGATTTTTGGTTCCTCTTTTGCTTCCAGATATTTGGTTGTTCATTCCTTATTTGAGTTGTTTTCAGATTTCAGAATTTGAGCTAAATACTAACGAATTAGTCTTTCACTTCAATTTTTCGTCAACACGCTTATTTTGTATAAAACAGTAATATTCTTTTTTATTGAATAATTCTTTGTAAAAAGAGTTTATCTTTATTGACATTCTTGGATTTGCTCACATCACCTTTAAAAAGCTGTCTCCATGCTCTTAATTTAAGCATTTCCTTATTCGACTAAGGTCCAACCAATTGGGAGCACTACTAGCTATTCCGCCAAAGATCCCTCAACCTCTATCCAATTGAGGAGGAAATATTGGCTTAACTTTTGTTTTTTTTAGTCTGAAGGAGTAACTATTGCTCTATGAATTTACGAGAAGAAACATATATGTTGGCTAAAATATATATACATATCTTTTTTAATCAATTTTTTTTTTTTTGAAGAGAACATAAACTTTTATAGGCAAAAGCCCTTAGGGCATCCCAAGTTTACAATATCAAAGATGATCCCAATGTAATGGGACAACACTAGAATGACTAATATTAGCAATGACATCCGCTACAAAATTAGCTTCACAAAAGACATTTAAATCTAATGGAATCAAAACTAGTCGTCAACTCTCTAATGTCTTAAACTAGCTTGATCAATCTCCAAGGTGGATCAAATCGACCATTCACCGCTTCAATTACTAGCTTGGAGTCCTCTTCCACTTCCACTCTAGTAAAGTCTTTCTCTTTTGCTTTCACTAGGCTATCTCTCAATGCCATCGCCTCTGCAATAGGCACTGAGGTTCTTCCAACATGAATAGATGCGACAGAGACGGGTCTGCCATCAAAATCATGAATGACAAACCCGCTTGCTGCCGAGTCTCCCATAACCGAACCATCAAAGTTAATCTTAACAAAAGAACTAGGGGTGCTTGCCGCTTAATAGTGGCACTCGGGTTTAGAAGTTGTATGTCAATTGTGTGTCAATCCATTAATAGTTAAAAAAAAAAAAGGGATACACAAGAGCTCATCGATTGTGTGGAATCAAAAGCAAACCGAGTAACCAAAATGACACTACTAATGTGACATCCGTGCATGTCAAGATCCGTATTTAGACATTGACAAGAGGGGTCAGTTGACCCTTCTCAACATTAAAAAAGCCTAGTTGCTTAGTTTGTAAGTTAATCACCAAGGTAGCTTAACCAATTTGGAAACTCTAAACTTGTTAAAATCTTGTCCATGTGCCTCTATAATTGATAGGCATAGGCTCATCGATCCTTCCCTACCCAAAACTCATGACCCTGCTGAACTGAAGTTCCATACTTTTTTGTTAACAAGAAAATTGACAGAAGAATACAAATGTACTATCATGCATGTACAATACAACTCAAGGTACTATTCATGTATAAAGAAAGTTCTGATAAGCCTGGAAAAAAGCAATCACCCTAGATTCGTTTGTGGCTAAAGGAAGTTTCTCTGAACGGTTCCCGCAGAAAACCGAGACGTTAAACCTTGAGCCATGTTATCGGAATCCAGTTTTACACTTTGTCTACCGGCTGTCAAATCCTTTTCACGGTCCCAAGGCTTCCACGGATGTTTTCCTACCCATTCTTCCTTCTTCTCCTTCTCTAAGGGTTGCTTCGATTTTTTCTTTGGGCGGCTTGCAGTCTCTTCATGTTTTTCTACCAATGATTTTGATCGTTTTTCTTTGTTGTATCTGTCCACCAAATCTGCATCTGAACTATTCATTTTCTTCTCCTCATTTGAAGCAAGTGATGCAGCCTTGTTATATGCTTCCAAGTAACTGCCATGGGAATTAAAACGGATTAAAAGTCATATACATAGAAATGTACAGTGAAAGGCACCATATTATGATTACATACTCCATCTTAGCTTTCTGGGCTCTATCAGAAGGGGTATCAGTCCATGCACTTGTATCACCACGTCCTTCTTTAACGGTGCTGCTAAATTTTGTTGATTGCGTAGGCATACCACCAGGCTGAGAAAAATTAAAGGATGGGCATTATTATAAGGCTATTATAATTTGTACAGCACTTCTTGAATAAATAAATATGATGTACAAACTTTGTAACACAAAGTACAGCACAACAGGCAGTTGAACCACAGATAAATATATAGTTTTATTATTTAACTCGGGTACTTTAAAATCCTCTCATACTTGCCATATTGGTAACTCTCTTATCTCATCCATTTCTGCAGGATGTATTGATATAAAAAAGCCACAGATAAAGGGGAATGGATCTAATACTAGTAACTCAGAATCCTATGTTCCAAAGTTGACAACTACTAGATCAAAAATAGAAGTCGTGCACACCAACTGAGATTGTCTCGCAGCTGTACTGCAAGCTGAACCATGAGCTCTGAATGGCTTTAATAAATGAAGAGTCTAATCTCAAATGCATGTTTCTTTTCGTTTAAACATAAACACAGAAAGACAATGACATAACTGCAACAATCTATTTTCGTGGGCAATCTAATGTACAAAAATTGAAACAATATCTCAAAGAATTGTAACATAACTAAAAAAAAAAAAGAAAGACTTACTCTCCGCTCAGGAGGAAGCGTTGTCATCCACTCATCTCTTTTGGGTTCCTCTTTAACATCCATGTCTGCCAGTAGCTCATCATCACCCTCCATGGATATTCCTGCCAACAAGCTTTCTCAATTAAAGAAAATAAATCCCAAATACATGAGAAGATTCA encodes the following:
- the LOC101309733 gene encoding ethanolamine-phosphate cytidylyltransferase-like yields the protein MEYETNNWIWDGVYNHPHVFGGLMLTAALLGLSTSYFGGISVPQLPYLWPDSGIFHKKKSEKKRIRVYMDGCFDLMHYGHANALRQAKALGDELVVGVVSDEEIVANKGPPVLSMEERLALVSGLKWVDQVIANAPYEITEQFMNKLFNEHKIDYIIHGDDPCLLPDGTDAYALAKKAGRYKQIKRTEGVSSTDIVGRILSSLKETNDTSSHGDTCEESQSKSAQLSQFLPTSRRIVQFSNGKAPGPNARIVYIDGAFDLFHAGHVEILKNARQLGDFLLVGIHNDYTVSEHRGKHPIMHLHERSLGVLGCRYVDEVIIGAPWEITMDMITTFNISLVVHGTVSEYNSSFTGESDPYSVPKSMGIFQVLESPKEITTTSVAQRIIANHDAYLKRNARKTASEKKYYEQKKYVSGD